The bacterium genome window below encodes:
- a CDS encoding sigma-54 dependent transcriptional regulator, whose protein sequence is MAKHRIFLIVQEDSVRKAVQQKLQKSWGYDVQTFSNGDAALGAFDTPPDVALLERNVTGVDGEDIFRELRTQHPWLPVVLLAEEDEVNTRDISVSGAADILTMPIDYSRLEVSLQNALRYSVLSQEAQRLREELEEHIHSEHVVADSREMQLVLRLIEKLHGKEVPVLLTGENGSGRDEVARAIHLASPRKTGPFITVSCANIPEEDLGATLFGFEAGSQESAQRRIGALEEAHNGTVYISEISALTPDQQLELHTAMQRKMLRRIGGSTEYRSNFRLVAASSENLKEKVRTKEFRSDLYYVLASYPIHVPPLRERGADIMRLAEHYLRQTAEKHKLKMRGFSREAVEAMYHYPWPGNVRELESTVESAVLASGGGIVSLQHLPVTVHPFKDATMELETEGRLFHDDKIVSLDRIKEQAVRRAIEISRGNLAQTARELDISRSTLYKLIEKYGVKL, encoded by the coding sequence ATGGCCAAGCATCGCATTTTTTTGATCGTGCAAGAAGACTCCGTCCGGAAAGCGGTTCAGCAGAAACTCCAGAAGTCGTGGGGTTACGATGTTCAAACGTTTTCCAATGGAGACGCAGCACTGGGGGCCTTCGACACGCCTCCTGACGTCGCGCTGCTTGAACGAAACGTCACCGGGGTGGATGGGGAAGATATTTTCAGGGAACTGCGCACGCAGCATCCGTGGCTTCCTGTCGTTCTGCTGGCGGAGGAGGACGAGGTTAACACGAGGGATATCAGCGTATCGGGAGCGGCTGATATACTCACCATGCCGATTGATTATTCACGTCTTGAAGTTTCCCTGCAAAACGCTCTTCGCTACTCCGTGCTGTCACAGGAAGCGCAGCGATTGCGTGAAGAGCTTGAGGAACATATTCACAGTGAGCATGTCGTTGCGGATTCACGTGAAATGCAGCTGGTGCTGCGCCTGATCGAGAAACTGCATGGGAAGGAAGTTCCCGTTCTGCTCACCGGTGAAAATGGCAGTGGAAGAGATGAAGTCGCTCGCGCAATTCACCTGGCGAGTCCGAGGAAAACCGGTCCCTTCATCACGGTCTCCTGCGCCAATATCCCGGAAGAGGACCTCGGGGCGACCCTGTTCGGTTTCGAAGCTGGAAGCCAGGAATCCGCACAGCGGCGCATCGGCGCACTGGAGGAAGCACATAATGGCACGGTGTACATCAGCGAAATATCGGCACTCACACCGGATCAGCAGTTGGAACTGCATACAGCCATGCAGCGGAAAATGCTTCGCCGTATCGGGGGAAGTACCGAATACCGGAGCAATTTCCGGCTCGTCGCGGCTTCAAGCGAAAATCTGAAAGAGAAGGTACGCACCAAGGAATTCCGTAGCGATCTGTATTACGTGCTCGCATCCTATCCGATTCACGTGCCCCCGCTGCGTGAGCGGGGTGCGGATATCATGCGGCTGGCAGAGCATTATCTGCGGCAGACTGCGGAAAAGCATAAGCTCAAAATGCGTGGGTTCTCCCGTGAGGCCGTCGAGGCCATGTACCACTACCCATGGCCCGGAAATGTACGCGAACTCGAATCCACAGTTGAATCCGCCGTGCTGGCCAGCGGAGGCGGTATCGTCAGCCTTCAGCACCTTCCCGTGACGGTACATCCGTTCAAGGACGCCACCATGGAGCTTGAAACCGAAGGCCGCCTGTTCCACGACGACAAAATCGTGTCTCTCGACCGCATCAAGGAACAGGCCGTGCGCCGCGCGATAGAGATATCCCGTGGAAATCTCGCGCAGACTGCACGGGAACTCGATATCAGCCGGTCGACGCTGTACAAGCTGATTGAGAAATACGGCGTAAAACTCTGA
- a CDS encoding PQQ-dependent sugar dehydrogenase has protein sequence MHRRFLMAFVLMLGITAAARAQFPIENAFPQLGFNRPVDLQHAGDGSDRLFVVEQAGRIFVFPNDPESAEADVFLDIRARVNDGGNEEGLLGLAFHPSYAENGYFYVNYSASNPRRNVIARYSVSADNPNVADPESETVLLSFEQPFSNHNGGQLAFGPDGYLYIATGDGGSGGDPQNNGQNRSVLLGKILRIDVDNSGAGMQYAIPEDNPFAGNSEGWAEEIYAYGLRNPWRFSFDPETGRLWAGDVGQNKYEEVDIIEKGKNYGWRIMEGFACFNPSSGCDQTGLELPIVEYGRSEGASITGGYVYRGENVPELKGQYVYADFVSGRIWGLTYNGPDDVENELLLASSENISSFGVDENGELYICSFGGGIFRFTPTVTSTNAAPNGIPEDVFLSSSYPSPALRGAADAVTVRVGLPAQQEMQLALYDTLGRQLRVVAEGRFDAGTHRFRIATADLSPGVYIYALRSEGVQLSKKLLVME, from the coding sequence ATGCATCGTCGTTTCCTCATGGCGTTCGTGCTGATGCTCGGCATCACGGCAGCAGCGCGTGCGCAATTCCCGATAGAAAACGCTTTCCCTCAACTCGGTTTTAATCGTCCCGTCGACCTGCAGCATGCGGGTGACGGCAGTGACCGGCTGTTCGTCGTCGAGCAGGCGGGACGCATCTTCGTGTTTCCGAACGACCCTGAATCTGCGGAGGCGGATGTGTTCCTCGACATCCGGGCCCGCGTCAACGACGGTGGCAATGAAGAAGGTCTGCTCGGACTGGCCTTCCATCCCTCCTATGCCGAAAACGGGTACTTCTATGTGAACTATTCGGCCAGCAATCCCCGGCGCAATGTCATCGCGCGCTACAGCGTATCGGCCGACAATCCGAATGTCGCCGACCCGGAAAGCGAGACCGTACTGCTCAGCTTCGAGCAGCCGTTCAGCAATCATAATGGCGGACAACTCGCCTTTGGACCTGACGGTTATCTCTACATCGCAACCGGAGACGGTGGCTCGGGCGGAGATCCGCAAAACAACGGGCAGAATCGTTCGGTGCTGCTGGGGAAAATACTCCGCATCGATGTCGATAACAGCGGCGCGGGAATGCAATACGCGATTCCTGAGGATAATCCATTCGCCGGGAACAGCGAGGGCTGGGCTGAGGAGATCTATGCGTACGGATTGCGGAATCCGTGGCGCTTCAGCTTCGACCCGGAGACGGGGCGGCTGTGGGCCGGCGATGTCGGACAGAATAAATATGAGGAAGTCGATATTATCGAAAAGGGAAAAAACTACGGATGGCGTATCATGGAAGGCTTCGCCTGCTTCAATCCCTCATCAGGATGTGACCAGACGGGACTGGAGCTCCCCATCGTCGAATACGGCCGCAGCGAAGGCGCCTCGATTACAGGGGGATATGTCTACCGCGGCGAGAACGTACCTGAACTGAAGGGTCAATACGTTTATGCGGATTTCGTGTCGGGACGTATCTGGGGACTGACCTATAACGGTCCCGATGACGTGGAAAATGAGCTGCTGCTCGCCTCCAGTGAGAACATATCTTCATTCGGAGTCGACGAAAACGGTGAGCTGTACATTTGCAGTTTCGGTGGCGGCATCTTCCGATTCACGCCAACGGTCACCTCAACTAACGCCGCTCCGAACGGCATTCCTGAAGATGTTTTTCTTTCCTCGAGCTACCCCAGTCCGGCGCTGCGTGGCGCGGCCGATGCTGTTACGGTGCGTGTCGGACTCCCGGCGCAGCAGGAAATGCAGCTTGCGCTTTATGATACGCTGGGACGTCAGCTACGTGTCGTGGCGGAGGGACGCTTCGATGCCGGCACACATCGTTTCCGTATCGCAACAGCCGATCTGAGTCCCGGAGTATATATCTATGCACTGCGGTCAGAAGGCGTGCAGCTGAGCAAAAAGCTGCTCGTGATGGAATAA
- a CDS encoding carboxymuconolactone decarboxylase family protein, translated as MSKNIADTRLYRTEMNERILGAGMKEFNRFFALDTGAYREGALPVKMKELMGLVGSMVLRCNDCIFYHLDRCVTEGASKEEIMEAMNIALVIGGSIVIPHLRYGFEMLDTLLDTAQETGE; from the coding sequence ATGAGCAAAAACATCGCGGATACCCGCCTCTATCGCACGGAAATGAACGAGCGCATTCTCGGTGCGGGAATGAAAGAGTTCAACCGCTTCTTCGCACTCGATACCGGGGCGTACCGTGAAGGTGCGCTTCCGGTGAAGATGAAGGAGTTGATGGGACTCGTCGGTTCGATGGTACTGCGCTGTAACGACTGCATATTCTATCATCTCGACCGCTGCGTCACCGAAGGCGCAAGCAAGGAAGAGATCATGGAGGCCATGAACATAGCGCTGGTCATCGGTGGCAGCATTGTTATTCCGCACCTCCGCTACGGCTTCGAGATGCTCGATACGTTGCTTGATACGGCACAGGAGACGGGAGAGTGA
- the pepT gene encoding peptidase T → MIPADYTYTCVERFLRYVKYDTQSDENSETFPSTEKQKVLGADLVKELQSMGLTDAEMDGYGYVMATIPANTDKSDVPTIGFIAHMDTSPDVTGENVKAVLHENYDGKDIVLPADNSIVISVADNPLLADKVGETIITADGTTLLGADNKAGIAEIFDAAHFLLTHPEVKHGTVRICITPDEEVGQGAKYFDVQKFGAKYAYTVDGEQLGTIENETFCADSLTVVFEGVSIHPGFAKDRLVNSVKMASRFIEKLPKDSLSPETTEKKEPYVHPHTIEGGIETTTIKFLLRAFTAEELREQEAFIRRLVDETVSEFPKGSAEVTVQESYRNMRYVLDDHPQVLAMAEEAMKRAGITPEIGSIRGGTDGARLSYMGLPCPNIFAGEHSFHSKTEWASVQDMEKAVQTIVNIAALYEEKA, encoded by the coding sequence ATGATTCCAGCCGACTACACGTACACCTGCGTCGAACGCTTCCTGCGCTATGTGAAATACGACACGCAGTCCGATGAAAACTCCGAGACCTTCCCCAGCACGGAAAAACAGAAAGTGCTCGGGGCGGACCTGGTCAAGGAACTGCAGTCGATGGGACTCACAGACGCTGAAATGGATGGCTACGGATATGTCATGGCCACCATCCCGGCGAATACCGATAAGTCCGATGTCCCGACCATCGGCTTTATCGCGCATATGGATACCTCTCCCGACGTTACGGGTGAAAACGTCAAGGCCGTGCTGCATGAGAATTACGACGGCAAGGACATCGTGCTGCCGGCGGATAACAGCATCGTCATCAGTGTTGCCGACAATCCGCTGCTGGCGGATAAAGTCGGAGAAACCATCATCACCGCTGACGGCACCACGCTGCTGGGAGCGGACAACAAGGCGGGCATCGCCGAGATTTTCGATGCGGCCCATTTTCTGCTCACGCATCCGGAAGTCAAACATGGCACCGTGCGCATCTGCATCACACCCGATGAGGAAGTCGGTCAGGGCGCGAAGTATTTCGATGTGCAGAAATTCGGCGCAAAGTATGCCTATACGGTGGATGGCGAGCAGCTCGGCACGATCGAGAATGAAACCTTCTGTGCCGATTCCCTCACCGTCGTGTTCGAGGGCGTAAGCATTCACCCGGGCTTTGCGAAAGACAGGCTGGTCAACAGCGTGAAAATGGCATCGCGCTTTATCGAGAAACTGCCGAAGGATTCGCTTTCGCCCGAGACCACGGAAAAGAAGGAGCCGTATGTGCACCCGCACACCATTGAAGGCGGCATTGAAACGACGACGATCAAATTCCTCCTGCGCGCCTTCACGGCGGAAGAACTGCGCGAGCAGGAAGCCTTTATCCGCCGCCTGGTGGACGAAACGGTCTCGGAATTCCCGAAGGGTTCGGCGGAAGTTACCGTACAGGAATCCTACCGCAACATGCGCTATGTGCTCGACGACCATCCCCAGGTCCTGGCCATGGCCGAGGAAGCGATGAAGCGCGCCGGCATCACGCCTGAAATCGGCAGCATCCGCGGCGGCACCGATGGTGCGCGCCTTTCGTACATGGGACTGCCCTGCCCGAACATCTTCGCCGGTGAGCACAGCTTCCACAGCAAGACGGAATGGGCCAGCGTGCAGGATATGGAGAAGGCCGTGCAGACCATCGTGAATATCGCGGCACTCTACGAAGAGAAAGCGTAA
- a CDS encoding carboxypeptidase-like regulatory domain-containing protein, which yields MRYLIILLLLPVFLHAQEYRISGEVVDKITREPIIGANVIIEYHSISDSSFRYPGAATGANGGFIIILKETALPRFLTVKTSYIGYRKLEFLIEVDSATSSTDVGAIEIESTYTRARRDIDRVYKQLFNKDHTNFRSMVTWEDIRRLPNL from the coding sequence ATGCGCTATCTCATCATACTCCTCCTTCTCCCTGTATTCCTCCATGCACAGGAATACCGCATCAGCGGTGAAGTCGTAGACAAGATTACCCGCGAACCTATCATCGGCGCAAATGTCATCATTGAATACCACTCCATTTCCGACAGTTCATTTCGATATCCCGGAGCCGCTACTGGTGCAAACGGAGGATTTATTATCATTCTTAAAGAGACTGCGCTTCCACGCTTCCTGACCGTTAAAACAAGCTACATCGGCTACCGAAAATTAGAGTTTCTCATCGAAGTCGACAGCGCCACTTCATCAACTGATGTTGGCGCCATTGAGATCGAATCAACATACACTCGAGCGAGACGCGATATCGATCGTGTATATAAGCAACTGTTCAACAAGGATCATACAAATTTCCGATCCATGGTAACCTGGGAGGACATCAGGCGACTTCCAAACCTATGA
- a CDS encoding ABC transporter permease: protein MRSIDITESIAMAWAALKANKLRAFLTLLGVVIGVFSFIGVMTGISVLQDSIESSFNVLGSNTLLIQKYPAMSHGPGDRQKYRNRKDITIDQGYYVRDKSRLASYVNVQANDWGGLVKYRNRKTNPNVQIIGGTPEIIYTTNRDMKFGRVFNEQELQYARNVAVLGQGVVDMLFPNEYPLDKQVRVDGVPMRVIGVVEPKGGMFGGNADNFVLMPLTTFSNEYGKARRVNIQAKAPNQDTYDAMTDEIIGLLRAVRRVQPGDDNDFEIVSNESLISEVNSLTFLIRAGTGAVSAIALLAAGIGIMNIMLVSVSERTREIGVRKAIGATRRTILTQFLIEAVVICQIGGLIGIAMGLGGGNILALMLDIPPVLPIGWALLGLVVTSLIGIAFGVYPAWKASNLDPIEALRYE from the coding sequence ATGCGTTCGATTGACATCACAGAAAGTATCGCCATGGCCTGGGCGGCCCTCAAGGCGAACAAGCTGCGCGCGTTTCTGACGCTGCTCGGCGTTGTGATTGGTGTCTTTTCCTTCATTGGCGTTATGACGGGCATCAGTGTGCTGCAGGACAGTATTGAATCCAGTTTCAACGTCCTCGGCTCCAACACCCTGCTGATACAGAAGTATCCCGCCATGTCGCACGGTCCGGGCGACCGCCAGAAGTACCGGAATCGAAAAGACATTACCATTGACCAGGGATATTACGTGCGCGACAAGAGTCGTCTGGCCTCCTACGTCAACGTGCAGGCGAACGACTGGGGTGGACTCGTCAAATACCGCAACCGGAAAACCAATCCCAACGTGCAGATCATCGGCGGCACACCCGAGATCATTTATACCACGAATCGTGATATGAAATTCGGGCGCGTCTTCAACGAGCAGGAACTGCAGTATGCGCGCAACGTCGCGGTACTCGGACAGGGCGTGGTTGATATGCTGTTTCCGAATGAATATCCTCTCGACAAGCAGGTGCGCGTCGATGGTGTTCCCATGCGCGTGATTGGCGTGGTCGAGCCCAAGGGCGGCATGTTCGGTGGCAATGCGGACAATTTCGTGCTGATGCCGCTGACTACGTTCTCGAACGAATACGGGAAGGCGCGACGTGTCAACATCCAGGCAAAGGCACCCAACCAGGATACCTACGACGCCATGACGGACGAGATTATCGGACTGCTGCGCGCCGTGCGCCGCGTGCAGCCCGGAGATGACAATGACTTTGAAATTGTCTCCAACGAATCCCTCATCTCCGAAGTCAACAGCCTGACCTTCCTGATTCGCGCCGGCACCGGCGCCGTTTCCGCCATTGCCCTGCTGGCTGCCGGCATCGGCATCATGAACATCATGCTGGTCTCCGTGAGCGAACGCACACGTGAAATCGGGGTACGCAAAGCCATCGGCGCCACCCGCCGCACCATACTCACCCAGTTCCTCATCGAAGCCGTCGTCATCTGCCAGATCGGCGGACTCATCGGGATCGCCATGGGACTTGGAGGCGGTAACATACTCGCCCTCATGCTCGACATCCCTCCCGTCCTGCCTATCGGCTGGGCGCTTCTCGGACTCGTCGTCACCTCGCTCATCGGCATCGCCTTCGGCGTCTACCCCGCCTGGAAAGCCTCTAACCTCGATCCCATCGAAGCCCTGCGCTACGAATAG
- a CDS encoding DMT family transporter: MASERSAFISFDESPQSGGGIRPHAEREDDEFVICDLQFEICNLYSPYIVAMRSSGNIDVRVHVALLLVQVIFGAFSVFGKYVLGHVEPLALAGMRVLFAGPIIMLLALRFDDVRPKGRDYLRLAMLGFFGVFANQLLFITGLDHTTATNASILMPSIPVFTVGVAMIMGIERITWRRSLGIGLAVAGALIMLRVTQLSFSEQTVVGNLMVLVNCLSYAVFLVLARPVLLRIPPLTVTAWSFVFGGSGVLIVAAPDLIAVPWSDLPSLALLGIVYVVLFPTLINYLLNTWAIKRSSSTLVATYTTLQPVVASTLAVFLLGEQFGLREVLGFILIVAGLLWITFRSAAPGTPAAPGTPAAPGNPAAPGNPAAPGNPASPGNPASPDRSAIREK, from the coding sequence GTGGCATCCGAACGCTCCGCGTTCATTTCCTTTGACGAATCGCCGCAGAGCGGCGGTGGAATACGTCCCCACGCAGAGCGTGAGGACGATGAGTTTGTCATCTGCGATCTGCAATTTGAAATCTGTAATCTGTATTCTCCGTACATTGTGGCGATGAGATCGTCCGGGAACATAGATGTGCGCGTGCATGTGGCACTGTTGCTCGTGCAGGTGATATTCGGAGCGTTCAGCGTGTTCGGGAAGTATGTGCTGGGACATGTGGAGCCGCTGGCGCTGGCCGGGATGCGGGTGCTCTTCGCCGGTCCGATCATCATGCTGCTGGCGCTGCGCTTCGACGACGTGCGTCCGAAGGGCAGGGATTATCTCCGTCTCGCGATGCTGGGCTTTTTCGGCGTGTTCGCCAATCAGCTGCTGTTCATTACCGGACTCGATCACACCACCGCCACGAACGCGTCGATTCTCATGCCTTCGATCCCGGTGTTCACGGTCGGCGTGGCCATGATCATGGGAATCGAGCGCATCACCTGGCGTCGCAGCCTGGGTATCGGACTGGCGGTGGCGGGCGCACTGATCATGCTGCGTGTCACGCAGCTGTCGTTCAGTGAACAGACCGTGGTCGGCAACCTGATGGTACTGGTCAACTGTCTCAGCTACGCCGTATTTCTCGTGCTGGCGCGTCCCGTCCTGCTGCGCATTCCCCCGCTGACTGTCACGGCTTGGAGCTTCGTTTTCGGCGGCAGCGGCGTTCTTATCGTCGCCGCACCCGATCTGATCGCCGTTCCCTGGTCCGACCTTCCCTCGCTCGCGCTGCTGGGCATCGTGTACGTCGTCCTTTTCCCCACGCTGATCAACTACCTGCTCAATACCTGGGCAATCAAGCGCTCCTCGTCCACCCTCGTCGCCACCTACACCACGCTGCAGCCCGTGGTCGCTTCCACGCTCGCCGTCTTCCTGCTCGGAGAACAATTCGGCCTCCGTGAAGTGCTCGGTTTCATTCTTATCGTCGCCGGATTGCTCTGGATCACCTTCCGTTCCGCCGCTCCCGGAACCCCCGCTGCTCCCGGAACCCCCGCTGCTCCCGGAAACCCCGCTGCTCCCGGAAACCCCGCTGCTCCCGGAAACCCCGCTTCGCCGGGGAATCCTGCTTCGCCGGATAGATCGGCAATTCGAGAGAAATAA
- the hypA gene encoding hydrogenase maturation nickel metallochaperone HypA, whose translation MHELSIAEQILDIANEYTGREGVTAVKEIELEIGTLSGIEIDALTFALDAVKKDTVLHAAKVTIIDVPAKARCEDCGEVFLLEDFFSPCPSCAAFHTETIQGQELRVKSLIVDE comes from the coding sequence ATGCACGAGTTGTCCATAGCCGAACAGATACTGGATATCGCGAATGAGTATACGGGACGCGAAGGCGTCACGGCTGTGAAGGAAATCGAGCTGGAAATAGGGACACTCTCCGGTATTGAAATAGACGCGCTGACCTTCGCACTCGATGCCGTGAAAAAGGATACGGTGCTGCATGCAGCGAAGGTGACCATTATCGACGTTCCTGCGAAAGCCCGTTGTGAGGATTGTGGTGAAGTATTCCTGCTCGAGGATTTCTTCTCCCCCTGTCCCTCCTGCGCGGCGTTTCATACCGAGACGATACAGGGTCAGGAACTGCGCGTCAAATCCCTTATTGTTGACGAATGA
- the hypB gene encoding hydrogenase nickel incorporation protein HypB: MCDTCGCTQPDEAVTIRRAGAEEHEHHEHSHDHRGHSHDHHHHDHAHDHHHDHDHSHEHDHSHEHPHQHGDAGRSIAVETDILQKNNLLAERNRGYFLAKNILALNLVSSPGSGKTSLLERSIRELQGSMPVSVIEGDQQTMNDANRIREAGAPVVQVNTGNGCHLDSDMVLRAVRELQPEENSVLMIENVGNLVCPSLFDLGEARRVVIMSVTEGEDKPLKYPNMFRSSQLCVINKIDLLPHLDYDLEKAKEYALQVNHHLEFIEVSVKTGEGMAEWIDWLRKQVAAGA; encoded by the coding sequence ATGTGTGACACTTGCGGCTGCACACAGCCAGACGAAGCAGTAACAATTCGCCGCGCCGGCGCGGAAGAACACGAACATCACGAACATAGCCACGATCACCGGGGACATAGCCACGATCACCACCATCATGACCATGCACATGATCATCATCACGACCATGATCATTCGCATGAGCATGATCATTCACATGAACATCCTCACCAGCATGGTGATGCGGGACGCAGTATTGCTGTGGAAACGGACATCCTGCAGAAGAACAATCTTCTGGCGGAACGCAACCGCGGCTATTTCCTGGCAAAGAATATTCTTGCGCTGAACCTGGTCAGCAGTCCGGGTTCCGGCAAGACTTCGTTGCTCGAACGCAGCATCCGCGAACTGCAGGGCTCAATGCCGGTATCCGTGATCGAAGGCGATCAGCAGACGATGAACGACGCCAACCGTATTCGTGAAGCTGGCGCACCTGTCGTGCAGGTTAACACCGGCAACGGCTGTCATCTCGACAGCGACATGGTGCTGCGCGCGGTGCGTGAGCTGCAGCCGGAAGAGAACAGCGTACTGATGATCGAGAACGTCGGCAATCTCGTCTGTCCGTCTCTCTTCGATCTCGGCGAGGCCCGTCGTGTGGTCATCATGAGTGTGACCGAGGGCGAGGACAAACCGCTGAAGTATCCGAACATGTTCCGCAGTTCGCAGCTCTGCGTGATCAACAAGATCGACCTGCTGCCGCATCTCGATTACGACCTGGAGAAGGCGAAGGAATACGCCCTGCAGGTCAACCATCACCTCGAGTTCATCGAAGTCTCGGTGAAAACCGGCGAGGGCATGGCAGAGTGGATCGACTGGCTGCGAAAGCAGGTCGCAGCCGGCGCGTAG